Proteins from a genomic interval of Paenibacillus sp. FSL R5-0623:
- a CDS encoding MarR family transcriptional regulator, translating into MTDTYEVFYIINSFRQVNQMLFRAFWNENKEIELTSIQFMVLSILRERPSIGINEVAELCHMGSSSMSAVVERLVKGEYIVRTRSDADRRSVKLQITDKGEQAQQETHHLWMERVSPILDISKDDLEHLLRIHSQMIEKLEGREMNNI; encoded by the coding sequence ATGACTGATACGTATGAAGTATTCTATATTATTAATTCGTTCCGCCAAGTGAATCAAATGCTTTTTCGAGCATTTTGGAATGAAAACAAGGAGATCGAGCTGACTTCGATTCAGTTTATGGTGTTATCCATCCTGAGGGAGCGTCCTTCCATTGGCATAAATGAAGTGGCTGAGCTATGCCATATGGGCAGTAGTTCCATGAGCGCTGTTGTGGAGCGACTGGTCAAAGGGGAGTATATCGTTCGGACACGTTCGGATGCTGACCGCCGATCCGTTAAGCTTCAGATCACGGACAAAGGGGAACAGGCCCAACAGGAAACGCACCATTTGTGGATGGAAAGAGTATCACCCATTCTGGATATATCGAAGGACGACCTTGAGCACCTACTTAGAATTCATAGTCAAATGATTGAAAAGTTAGAAGGAAGAGAGATGAACAACATATGA
- a CDS encoding MarR family transcriptional regulator yields MYNSDFAKCWSRLTKDYKLHMDQELAPSLTEAQLAVLEVLEDHQKMKPSDLIPYLSTTPAAVTMLLDRMEKNDLIRRNRDNQDRRIVWVSLSEKGRMETERGITIRNEFMNSVLSNISMHNQQLLVYLLGKMTTPKAKEPALSTSV; encoded by the coding sequence ATGTATAATTCCGATTTTGCCAAGTGCTGGTCCAGGTTGACCAAAGATTATAAATTGCATATGGATCAAGAGCTGGCACCCTCATTAACGGAGGCCCAGCTGGCTGTTCTGGAGGTGCTCGAGGATCATCAGAAAATGAAACCTTCGGATCTGATTCCTTATCTGTCGACTACGCCAGCTGCTGTAACCATGCTGCTCGATCGAATGGAGAAGAATGATCTGATTCGCAGGAATCGGGATAATCAGGATCGACGCATTGTGTGGGTATCTCTGTCAGAGAAAGGAAGAATGGAGACAGAACGGGGAATCACCATCCGTAATGAATTCATGAACTCTGTTCTCAGTAACATTTCGATGCACAATCAACAATTGCTGGTATATCTGTTAGGCAAAATGACAACACCCAAGGCTAAAGAGCCTGCCTTATCTACTTCGGTATGA